The DNA sequence ACTCGGGGTGTGACCGAGAGTTTGAAAAATCGTGTGGTGCTGCCGCTCACCGGTTCCTATCGCGAGTTCAACCATGTGCTGGTGCACGAGCTGGTGCATGCCTTTCAATTCGACCTCATCAAGAGCAGCGACAATAGCGGCCTGGGCAGTTTCAGTCCGCCGCTCTGGTTCGTGGAAGGCATGGCGGAATATCTCGCCGTGGGCATGGACAACATGACCCGCATGTGGGTGCGCGACGGCCTGCTCTACGACCACTTGCTCAAAGTCGAGCAGCTCAACAACACGTTTGACATTCGTGTCTATCGTCTGGGCGAGTCGTTGTGGCATTATGTCGGCGAGACACACGGCAAACAAAAAGTCGGCGCGCTTTTCAAAGCGGCGGTGCGCCTGAACGATGTCGAAAAGGCTTTCAAGGAGCAGATCGGGCTCGATTTCAAAGCCCTGACCTTCACCTGGCATGAGCACGCGCGCAAACAGGTGCTGCCGGCCGACAGCACGCTGGCCGCACCGGCGCAGATCGCGCAGCAGCTCACCGGGCGTGAGGGTTATGATCACCGCGCGAATCTCGTGCCGGCGGTGAGCCCGGATGGACGGCACGTCGTTTATGTCGCGGACAAGCATTTCGTTGACGAGTTGTATCTGCTCAGCGAAAATGCCGCAGGTGGCTTTTCCGAGCGGCGTTTGATCAAGGCCGGCCGGAGCCGCGATTTTGAGACGCTGCGCTTTTTCGACACCTCGATCAGTTGGTCGCGTGACGGCGGGCGCATTGCCTTCGTTGCGAAATCTGACAAGGACGACGCAATTTATGTGATGAATCCGCACACGAACGAGATCAGCCATTGCCTGGTTTTTGCGGAATTGAACGGCCTGCTCTCGCCGAGCTTTTCGCCTGAGGGCGATCATCTCGTGTTTGTCGGCATGCGCGGCGGACGCTCGGATTTGTACATCGTCAATCTCGGCAACGGCAGGCTGCGGCGCCTGACCAAGGACCTTTATGCGGAGAAGCACCCGCAATGGTCGCCGGACGGCACGCGCATCGTGTTTGCCACCGATCGCGGCAGGGATACGCAGCCCGAACATCTGCTCTTCGGAGAATATGAGCTGGCGCTGTATTCGCTGGCCGACGGGGAGATCAGCGTGATCACGGATCTCGCCGGCAACGCCATCAATCCGCAGTGGTCGCCGGACGGCCGTGCCCTCGCGTTCGTGTCCGATCATCAGGGCATTGCCAATGTTTATCGCCTCGATCTGGGGAGCAAAGAGATTGTTGCGGTGACACGGTTGCGCAACGGGGTGGCCGGCATCACGGAAGTGACGCCGGCAATGAGTTGGTCCGCGGACGGCCGCGTGCTGGTATTTTCGGCCTTCGAAAAAGGCGGCTGGCATTTGTATCGCATGGCAATGCCGCAGGCGCCCACCCTGGCCGGAGGCGAAGCAAATGCCAACGGAACGACCGTGGATGCGGCACCGGCCGGCCGCGCTGATTCATCCGCGACGATGGTGGCCGCCCCGGAAGCAGCATGGGTGCCGGCGATCGCTGAGGTCAATACCCTGTTCATGAATTACGCGCTTGCCGCGGCAGATTCCATTGAAAAACGCAGCTACCGCGGCCTGCCGAAATTCACCACCGCCGCGATCGGCGCGGTTTTTGGCGGCTTCTTCGGCACGGTGGGCGGGGCGCAGTTTCTTTTCAGCGATGTGATGAATCATCACAACGTGATTCTCGCGGCCAATCTGCGCCGCGATCTCAGCATGACGGACGTGGGCGTGACCTACTTCAATCAAGCGCGCCGGTTGCATTGGGGTGTTGAAGTGTTTCAGCTCAATGATGCCTATGGCGCGTTTTATGCGCCCACGGCGGCGGGTTTTGTGAAGCAGACCCATCGCGGCGGCAATGCCTTCACTTTCTTTCCGTTCAGCCGCTTTGCGCGGCTGGAGCTGAGCGCGGGTGCCACCCTCGTGCAGGCGAATCTGGTTGTCGATCAAATCGATTTCACTCGTGGGGAGATTCGCCGGGAGGAATCGCGTCTGGGCCGCGCCACCTTCGGCCAGGTGGGTGCGGCGTATGTTTTCGACAACACCATTTATGGTCCGCTCGGCCCGTTCAGCGGCTCGCGCAGCCGCCTCGAAATACAGCGCACCACGAACGATTTGCAGTTCACCACCCTGGTTGGCGACTATCGTCGCTACTGCAGCGTGAAGCAACGCTCGGTGCTCGCCGCCCGCCTGCTGGCCGGCGCCAGCTTCGACCGCGAGGCCCAGGTCTTTCAGATTGGCGGGCCGTACACGTTTCGCGGAGCGGATTACGGCCATTTGGTGGGAACGAAGTTCGTGGCGGCGAATGTGGAATACCGCTTCCCGTTGTTTCCCTTCCTGCCACCCTCCGCGGATTTCTTGAGTGCGGCTGCTTTTGCAGATTTCGCCGGCGCGTGGGGATTGGACATACCGGGCCTGGTAAAGCAAACGTTTCAGCCGTTTTCCACGCAAGGCGGGTTTCATTTGCAGGATTTGCGCGGCGCCCTCGGCGTGGGCGCGCGCCTGCAGCTCGGCTATTTCATGGTGAAGTATGAAGTGGCGTGGCCCACCGACTTGCGCACCATCAGCCAGCCCAGGTATCTGTTCTCGCTCGGCACCGACTTTTGAGTCTTGCCCTCCTTAGATGAAAGCCGGGCGATCAGGAATGATCGCCCGGCTTTTGTGTTGCATGCCGGCCAACACAATCATGTGTGTGTTTTCCCGCAGCCGGTTTGCGCAAGCTGAAAGCCGAAATATCCGCCCGCACGGTGAAACGGCGGAGTGGCCGGCGCATTTGCCCCGCGAAAAACACGCATGGGATCGCATGCCACCCGGCATCAACCTCCCGGGCCGGCAGCAGCCGGCAGGAGGGCAGGAAATTTTTGATTGATTATCGTCAAGAGGAAGTTTAGTTTGGCCGGCAGCCGATGGAATTCCAGGCTCATGGGATGGCGGTAAACGTGTGGACGCCGGCGGGAGCAGGGGGGAGGCGTGCCAGCCTGGCAGTCGCTTGAAGAAATTGGGTGTGATGGCGATAATCAAAGCTTCATTGATGATCTTCATTGGCGAAGTGGCGAGGGTGCAAGCGGGTTGGGTTCGAGGCCTTGTTTCTGCCGGCGGGTTGCGGCAGACTCGTGCGTCAAGCAGCCAGGCACGGGCCGGCCGGAACTGAGATGAGCCCCTTCACTCATATTCCAATTCATTGCGCAGGGTGAGGCGCAGGCTTTCTGCGTCAATGTTGATGAAAATCACATTCGGCCGGCAGCACACTGCGCAATCTTCGACATACTCTTGTTTGAGGCCGGCGGAGGGATCCACCAGCGTTTCATTGGCCTCACCGCAGCGGGTGCAATACCAGGTCACGGGATGCAACTGGCCGGGCGTTGCCGGCATGCCCTCCTCGTCGTTGAAAAAGTCTTCAAAGGGCTCGTCATGATGGTCGATCATGGACACTCCGGTGAATGGGTTTTGCATGTTTGAATCACGAACGTCATTGAAAACGGCTTTCCCTCTTTTCCCCCTTTTCCCCGCCCTGCTCAGCCTGTTTTGCCGGGCCTGCCCGCAGGCAGGCAATTTCCCGACCGGCAGCAACGGCGTGACGGAGGACATTTTCAACCGCTTCACCACGCAACGCGTGCTCTCCGCCGCGAGTTTGCCGCCCCAGCCGACCAGCGTGGAATTTTTTCCCGCCTCCCCGGAATTCCTGGTTTTGGGGAAGGCGGGCGAGGTCTGTCACTTCGTGCTTACCGCGGATTCGGCGGCCCGGCTCGGCTCGTTTGTGCTGCCCGAGGTGGCACCGGCTCCCGCGGAGATTGGTTTGACCGATGTGGCGTTTGACCCGCAATTCGCCCGCAATGGCTTCGTTTACTTTTGTTTCAGCACCGGCGACAACCGCTGGAATCGCATCGTGCGCGTGCAGTGGTCCAACAATTATCAGGCCACGGCCAATTCCCTGGCGGTTATTTTGAACGTCGATCGTCAGGCGCCCGGTCGTGCCTGGCACGGCATCTACTCGCTCGCTTTCGGCGGCGATGGTCACCTTTACGCGGCCCTGGGTGACGCGACGCAATCCCAGTACGCCCAGGATCCCGCTTCGTTGCTGGGCAAGTTGATCCGCATTGCACCGCGGGAAAGCGGCGGCTATGACATTCCCGCCGACAACCCGTTGCGCACCGCTCCCAACACGCGCGGCGAGATTGTGGCGCTGGGCCTGCGCAGTCCTTTTCGGCTGCTGGCCTGGCAGGGCGGACTGCTGCTTGCCGATGTCGGCTCGAACCAGTTTGAAGAAATCAATCTCTACACCGGCGGCGCGGTGAATTTCGGCTGGCCGGAATGTGAGGGCGTGTGCAGCCAGCCGGGGTTTCGCAATCCGATTCTCGCCATCAGCCACCGCGACCCAACCTACCAAAACGAAGATCCTGAAGCAATCGGCGAGCTGCGTCACTCCCTGTCGTTGGGCGTGGTGTATGAGGGTGCGGGAGAAGACCCGTACAAGGATTTGCTTGATGGCCGGCTGCTGTTCAATGATGTCTTTCTCGGGTATATACGGGCGGTGAAAATCGCGCGCACGGGGGAGCTTTCGGACAACAAGCACATTTGCCATCACGTCGGGGTGACCAGCATGACTGTGGGGCCGCAGGGTTACATCTATGGTTCGGCGTTGTTTGCGCCGCAAATCTTCCGCCTGGTTTTGAAACCCGCCGGCTAAGGCAAGCGCAACAAAACCCTGCTTTTTGCAGACGTCCGCCGGCGGCCTTGGGTGTGCTTGCCCCAACTGCCTAAAGCTGCTGGAGTTGCGCCCGGCACCCGCCGAGAAAAATCTTGACTCTTGCCGCCGTTTCTTTTAAATTGGCCGCACTTTCAAAACCCAGATCAGGAAAAATTCGCCTGCCAACCGTATGGGTAGTTTGAATCGACACGTGCTCATCCTCAATCAAAACTACGAGCCGATGAGCGTCATCACTGCAAAGAAGGCGATTGTGCTGATCGTATTGGGCAAGGCGGAGATCATCGAACGCCATCCGCTGTGGGAAGTCCGGTCGGTACGGTCGTCGTTGCCGTTTCCCAGCATCGTGCGACTGATCACCTACATTCACATTCCCCGCAAGCGGGTGATTCTCTCACGCAAGAACATCATCAAGCGCGACAACGGCCGCTGCCAATATTGCGGCACGACGCAGCGTCCTCTGACCGTCGATCATGTGGTGCCGAAAAACCGCGGCGGCGAGGATTCCTGGGAGAATCTGGTTTGCGCCTGCGTGGCTTGCAACAACCGCAAGGGGAACCGCACGCCGGAGGAGGCGCGCATGCCCATGCTGCGCAAACCGCAGCGGCCGAACCAGCTTTATTTTATCCAGCATTTCATCGGTATCGGCGATGAGCGTTGGAAGCCCTACCTCTTCATGAATTAGGGCTTTTTCTTTGTCGTCACCATGCCCGCAGAAGCATGCGGCGGTTGCGTTTTTGTGCAGGCGTCCTCGGCTTGGGTGCAGGGTTTTGGCAAGCGCGAGGCGTTTTTTATTTTGGGTAAAAAAGCCCGGCGGGTTCGCCGGCATGATAACATTCAACCAATCTTGGGTGTTAACCGGAACAGCACGGGTGAGAAGGGTTCCCAGAGATGGCCAAAAATACCAGGCGGACGCCCGCTCTACCGCTCAACCAGTTGCCCTGCTCCCTGCAGCCTGAAACCATAAGTCTGCAAATTCTCGGATCCATTTCAACTAGATGACCAAGAAACGCCTCCTCAGCGGCATGCGGCCGACCGGCCGGCTGCACCTCGGCCACTACGTCGGCGCGCTCGAAAACTGGGTTGCGCTGCAAACAACCCATCAAAATTTCCACCTGATCGCCGACTATCACTCACTTACCACCAGCCTGGACACGTCGCAGCTTTACAGCAACACCATTGAGATGGTCATCGACTGGCTGGCCGCCGGCATCGATCCGGTGCTGAGTCCGATTTTCCGCCAGTCGCAAGTCAAAGAGCATGCCGAGTTGTATTTGATCTTCAGCATGCTGATCACCAAGGAACGGCTGGAACGCAACCCCACGGTCAAGGAACAGGCTCGTGATCTCAACCTCGACACCCTGATTTACGGGCATCTCGGCTATCCCGTGTTGCAGGCCGCAGACATCCTGCTGTACAAGGGCGAGGCGGTGCCGGTGGGCGAAGATCAGGCGCCGCATGTGGAGATCACCCGCGAGATTGCACGCAAATTCAACAGCCAGTATGGCCCGGTGTTCCCGGAGCCCGAGGTCAAGCTTACGAAATTTGCGCGGCTGCCGGGGCTGGACGGCCAGGCCAAGATGAGCAAGTCTCTGGGCAACACCATTGCCCTGTCGGACGCTCCCGAGCAAATTCAGGCGCAGATGCGCAAGGCCGTGACCGACCCGCAGAAGATTCGCCGCGGCGATCCCGGCCGGCCGGACATCTGCCTGGTTTTCACCTATCACCACAAGTTCAACCCCGGCGAGGTCAGCGAGATTCGTGCCGGCTGCGAAAGCGGCCGCCTGGGCTGCGTCGAGTGCAAAAACCGCTGTGCCGCGCGCATTGCGGACTTTCTCGCGCCCTTGCGGGAGAAGCGCAGCTACTATGAGCGCCATCCCGGGGAGGTGAAGGACATTCTCGCCGAGGGGGAAAAACGCGCGCAAGTCGTCGCCCGGCAAACCATGGCGGAAGTGCGCCAGGCCATGCATTTGGGGGAAATTGAAACGGCATCCACCGGCGTTCATCTGTGAGATCAGGCGTGCCCCGGCCGGGGCACGGGCAGGCTTATGGCTTATCGTGTCAAGCTCAACACCTTCGAAGGGCCGCTGGATTTGCTGCTCTTCCTGATTCGCAAGGAAGAAGTCGACATCTACGACATTCCGATCGCCGACATCACGCGGCAATATTTGGAATATGTCGAGATTTTGCAGATGCTCGATCTCGAAGGGGCCGGCGATTTTATTTTGCTGGCGGCCACCCTGATCCGCATCAAGGCGCAGATGCTGCTCCCGAAAGACCCTGAAGCCGCCGAGGAAGAGGAGGAAGACCCGCGCCAGGAGCTGGTGCGGCGGCTGCTGGAATATCAACAATACAAGGACCTGGCCGCGCGCATGGCGGAGCTGGAAGTGCGCGAGCGCGACTTTTTTCCTCGCGGCTATTTCGATTATGAATTTACCAGGGATCAGTCCGATTTTCTCGAACATGCCGTCGAGGTCTCGCTCTTCGATCTGATCGCGGCCTTCAAGAACGTGCTGCTGCGCGTGCCGCGCGAAACCCCGCACACTGTCGAGCACATTCCCGTGACCATCGAGGAGCAAATCGATTATGTCTTGCAGGAGCTGGCGGTGCATCAACAGTTGCTCTTCATGAGCCTGCTGGAAAAACTGCCCAGCAAAATCTACATGATCATCACTTTCATCGCCCTGCTCGAGATGATCCAGCGCGGCCTGGTGACCGCCACGCAATCAACGCCGTTCGGAGAAATCTGGCTCAAAAGGATTTGATGACTCTCAACGAACTCAAGCCCATCGTCGAAGCCCTGGTGTTCGCGGCGGACTCGCCGGTGACCGTCGAGCGCCTGCAGGAAACACTGGAAGACGTGGATGCCGCCACCCTCGCGGAGGTCGTTACCGCGCTGAATCAAGACTATGCCGCCAGCGGGCGCGCCTTCTTCATCCGCAAAGTGGGCGGCGGCTATCACATTTCCACCAAGCCGGAATTCAACCCCTGGATCAAGAAACTGTTCTTCGGCCGGCAAAAGTATCGCCTGTCACAGGCGAGCATGGAAACGCTCGCCATCATCGCCTTCAAGCAGCCGATCAGCCGGGTGGACATTGCCCAGATCCGCGGCGTCAATTCCGATGCCGTGGTCGGCTCGCTGATGGAGCGCAAACTCGTCACCATCGTCGGCCGCTCCGAAGGCGTGGGCCGACCTCTGCTCTATGGCACGACGCCGGAATTTCTCAAGTATTTCGGCATCAATGACCTCTCGGAATTGCCCAAGCCGCGCGAAATCGAAGAGCTGTTCAGCAAGGAGGGGCTGCCCGATGAAGTGGCACAGTTGCTCGCGGAAACCGACAAGCAACTGAGCCTGCCGATCAGTTTTGAGGGCGAGGGCGGTCGCGAGGGCGAGCCTGCGGCCGGCCAGTCCCTTTCCGCTGCCGAAGCGCTGCCCCCGGCGCATACGGCCGACTCGCAGGAAAGGGTGACCCCGGAAAATGTGCCGGCTCCCGCCCATCCCACCAAAACCAATATCGTGGAGGCCGTGCCACCGGTTGCGGGCCCGAGTGATGAAACCACGGCACCCCACGCTGGCGCGACGAGCGCGAACACGATGGCCTGGGCAGCGCCGGCCGTGGCAGCCGTGGCCGTGAGTGAATTGTTGGAGGAACCGGCAGCGGCGAAGCCCCGTGATCTCATCGACACTCTGCCCGAGCCCGTTATTGCCGGCACCACCGAATCGGAGGAAGGTGTCGGCTTTTATGGCCTGTTTGCCGATGCGCCGGAAATCACCGCCCAAACCGGGGCCACGGCATCCACGCCCGGCCTCGAGGCCGCCTCCAATGAAGATGAGTTTGAAGCCCTGGCGCATCTTACTGAACAAGAACCGGCTACGTTGTTGCCGGAATTGTCGCAGCCGGCGCCTGAGAACGAAGTGGGAACCGACACCACCGAGCTGGCCGCGATGGAATTCAACATTCGCGAGCCGGACTTTACGGCCACCGACCCGCTCAACCGGGCCGCGGAGACGCTGCTTTCGCGCTTCGCGAGTGAACAGGATTTGGGCACCACCCGCGAGTTTGCGTTGCTCGACGGCAGGCTGATCGACCAGGAGAACAGCACGGGGGAATCGCCGGCGCCGGAGGGGAACGCGGATCTGCAAAGCACCGGCGAAATCATGCTGGCGGCGCTCGCCGGCATGGACAAGGACGAACCTGAGTCCACCGCCTCTGCCGGCGACTTCAATTTGCTTTCCCTGGCGACGGAGGCAGAGCAGCACGCACAGGCCGCAGAGCCGGCTGCCGAGATTGATGGCTGGTGGGGGGAAGAATCGTTGAGCGAGGGCAGGACGGCAGAGTTGAAGCCCGCCGCAGATGATGCCGTTGCCGCGTGGCGTGCGATGGAAGAAGAGAGGGAACGCCGCCTGCCGGAGAATGCCACCGATCGTGCCGAGCTTGAATTGTTGCAGTCCCCACTGCTGCCGCCTGATCCGAAAAACGATGAGGCGGCGCCGCAGTCCGCTTTGCCCGATACCCTTTTCGAGGAAATTTTTGCTGATGACATGACAGCGGCGGGCACCCTACCGCCGGACCCGCAGCCCCCGGCCGCCGCGCATGCGAGTTTTGCCGGGGAAGCAGGACATGAAAAAATGCCGTCGCCCGACCAGGGCGCAGCGAATGCCGCCGCGCCCGGCAGCGATGCCAGTGCGCCGCAAACAGAACCCGAACGCAACGCGCCGGCCGGCATCGCGGGCGAAGCACAAGCAGCGACGGTGGCGCCCGCTTTTTTCGTGCCAGCCCCGGCGCAGCTCGGGGCAGGCACAGCACTCGTGACAGCGGCAGCGAATGAGGCCAACCACGGCTTGCTTCGCCTTTGGCGCAAAGCCGTGGATTGGCTGAAAACCACGTTGACCCGCTTCGGCTGGCGCAGGCGGCCGCAAGTTTAACTGACAGCATCTGCTTCGCCAGTGTCTTATCGTCGCATGCTTGCTGGGAATCGCTGCGCCCCGTGACGTTTGAGCATGAAACCCTCCGTCGCTTCTGAATCGTCCAGCCTTATTCGCCTGAACCGTTATCTGGCGCAGAGCGGGTTGTGTTCCCGCCGCGAAGCGGACCGCTGGATTGCAGCGGGTTGGGTCAAGGTCAACGGCAAAACGGTGACGGAGCTGGGCCGTCAGGTGGATGCCAGCCGCGACCTGGTGCAGGCGCGCGGGGAAACCCTGCGACCCAGCCGGGCATCGACCTACATTATGCTCAACAAACCGGCGGGCTATCTCACCACCGCGCGGGACGAGCAGGGCCGGCCGACAGTCTTTCATCTCGTGAAGACACCGGTGCGCGTGTTTCCGGTGGGGCGGTTGGATCGTGACAGTGAAGGGTTGCTGCTGTTGACCAATGACGGCGATCTTTCTTACCGTCTCACCCATCCGCGCTTCAAAGTGCCCAAGGTCTACCGTGTCGCGTTGCGGGAAGAACTGTCGGAACGCGCTGCCAAAATGCTGGCGCGCGGCGTGCGCATCGATGACTCCCGCCGGCCGGTGGCAGGTGAGCTGCGCTTCCCCAGGCCGCATGACCGTCGCTTGTGCGAGATCACCATCCTGGAAGGCCGTAATCGCCAGGTGCGGAAGATGTTCGCGGCGGTCGGCTGCAGCGTGCAGCGGCTGCAGCGCATTCAAATCGGACCCTTGCGGCTGGGCAATCTACGGGAGGGGGCTTGGCGGTATCTTGAATCCAGGGAAGTGCGGCTGCTGAACCAGGCGATGGGTGTGCGCGATGGAAATTCAAAATAAGACGGTTTTGGTACTCGGGGGATGGGGTCTGGTGGGGATGGCGGTCTGCCGCCAGGCGCTGAGTGAACATCCGAAAGAGCTGATTGTGGCCTCGCTGACCGAAGCTGAGGCGCGGGACGCAGTGCTGCAACTGCGTGAGGAGTATGCCGGCCCCTGCCGGATCACGCCGGCGTGGGGTAATATTTTCGTGCGCGATACCCTGCAGGGCAAATCCCGCCAGGAAATCCTGCAGGATGAGACACTGCGCGCGATGCTGATCGAGGACGTGCTGGATGAATTGAACGAGGCCATTCTGCAGCACTCGTTGTTGTTTCAAATCATTCAGCAGTACCGGCCCAACCTGATTGTTGATTGCGTGAATTCGGCGACGGCGGTGGCCTACCAGGACGTGTTTGCGAGTTATTACCGCATCCGCGGGCATTTGGCGCAGGTCAAACAGCAGCAGGCCTCTCCGGCGGCGCTGGTTGCCGAAGTCGAGAAGCTGCTGTGCACGCTTTACGTGCCGCAGTTGATCCGGCACGTGCAAATTTTGTATGAAGCCATGCGGCGGGCGCGGACGGAAGTCTACGTCAAAGTTGGGACCAGCGGCACCGGCGGCATGGGTTTGAACATTCCCTACACCCACTCGGAAGAGAAACCGTCGCGTGTGCTGCTGAGCAAGTCGTCGATTGCGGGTGCACACACCATGCTGCTCTTCCTCATGGCCCGCACCCCCGATGCGCCGATCACCAAGGAGATCAAGCCCACCGCGGCCATCGCCTGGAAACGCATCGCCTACGGTCCGGTGCTGCGGCAGGGCCGGCCGATTCCGCTTTATGATTGCCCGCCGCAGGCGGCGGTGACACTTGATGACAAACTGGTGCTGCAGGACGGGGCCGCCGGCAGTGCCCCCTGGCAGGCGCTCGACGGCGAGGTGCTGCAGTCGGTTTTCGTGGACACCGGCGAGAACGGCATTTTTTCGCTGGGAGAATTCACCGCGATTTCCGATTCCGGACAGATGGAATTGGTCACGCCCGAGGAAATCGCGCGCAACATTCTCTATGAGGTGAAGGGCGGCAACACCGGCCATGACATCATCAATGCCCTGGACAATTCCGTCATGGGGCCGACTTACCGCGCCGGCGTGATGCGCGCGGCGGTGCTGCAGCAGATGAAGGAGCTGGCGGCGGCGCACAAGGTCGACAGCGTGGCTTTCGAGCTGCTCGGACCGCCTCGACTCTCCAAACTGCTCTTTGAAGCGCATCTGCTCAAGCTGGTCTTTCGCACGATGGCGGCGGTGCGGGCACAGCAGCCGGAGGAAATGGCGGCGCGGCTTGAAGCGGAGCTTCTGCGCAATGCCCGGCTGCGTGCCGAGATCATTTCCATCGGCATACCCATTTTGCTGTCCGACGGCCGCCGCCTGCTGCGGGGACCCGAAATCAAGATCCCGCCGTTTCGCGGCTCCAACGTGCTGGCGCTCACGCCCGACCATCTCGAACAATGGGCCCACGATGGCTGGGTGGACCTGCGCGCCGCCAACATGCGTTTGTGGCAA is a window from the candidate division KSB1 bacterium genome containing:
- a CDS encoding DPP IV N-terminal domain-containing protein, giving the protein MTTKPACIFAMITLSLTLWQSVGHPQPGYQFGQNKVQYKNFKWQVLRTAHFDVHYYPEETEAAQDAARMAERGYAYLSDVLDHQITSRIPLVLYASLNDFQQTNVVDGLLGDGTRGVTESLKNRVVLPLTGSYREFNHVLVHELVHAFQFDLIKSSDNSGLGSFSPPLWFVEGMAEYLAVGMDNMTRMWVRDGLLYDHLLKVEQLNNTFDIRVYRLGESLWHYVGETHGKQKVGALFKAAVRLNDVEKAFKEQIGLDFKALTFTWHEHARKQVLPADSTLAAPAQIAQQLTGREGYDHRANLVPAVSPDGRHVVYVADKHFVDELYLLSENAAGGFSERRLIKAGRSRDFETLRFFDTSISWSRDGGRIAFVAKSDKDDAIYVMNPHTNEISHCLVFAELNGLLSPSFSPEGDHLVFVGMRGGRSDLYIVNLGNGRLRRLTKDLYAEKHPQWSPDGTRIVFATDRGRDTQPEHLLFGEYELALYSLADGEISVITDLAGNAINPQWSPDGRALAFVSDHQGIANVYRLDLGSKEIVAVTRLRNGVAGITEVTPAMSWSADGRVLVFSAFEKGGWHLYRMAMPQAPTLAGGEANANGTTVDAAPAGRADSSATMVAAPEAAWVPAIAEVNTLFMNYALAAADSIEKRSYRGLPKFTTAAIGAVFGGFFGTVGGAQFLFSDVMNHHNVILAANLRRDLSMTDVGVTYFNQARRLHWGVEVFQLNDAYGAFYAPTAAGFVKQTHRGGNAFTFFPFSRFARLELSAGATLVQANLVVDQIDFTRGEIRREESRLGRATFGQVGAAYVFDNTIYGPLGPFSGSRSRLEIQRTTNDLQFTTLVGDYRRYCSVKQRSVLAARLLAGASFDREAQVFQIGGPYTFRGADYGHLVGTKFVAANVEYRFPLFPFLPPSADFLSAAAFADFAGAWGLDIPGLVKQTFQPFSTQGGFHLQDLRGALGVGARLQLGYFMVKYEVAWPTDLRTISQPRYLFSLGTDF
- a CDS encoding CPXCG motif-containing cysteine-rich protein, whose product is MPATPGQLHPVTWYCTRCGEANETLVDPSAGLKQEYVEDCAVCCRPNVIFINIDAESLRLTLRNELEYE
- a CDS encoding PQQ-dependent sugar dehydrogenase produces the protein MFESRTSLKTAFPLFPLFPALLSLFCRACPQAGNFPTGSNGVTEDIFNRFTTQRVLSAASLPPQPTSVEFFPASPEFLVLGKAGEVCHFVLTADSAARLGSFVLPEVAPAPAEIGLTDVAFDPQFARNGFVYFCFSTGDNRWNRIVRVQWSNNYQATANSLAVILNVDRQAPGRAWHGIYSLAFGGDGHLYAALGDATQSQYAQDPASLLGKLIRIAPRESGGYDIPADNPLRTAPNTRGEIVALGLRSPFRLLAWQGGLLLADVGSNQFEEINLYTGGAVNFGWPECEGVCSQPGFRNPILAISHRDPTYQNEDPEAIGELRHSLSLGVVYEGAGEDPYKDLLDGRLLFNDVFLGYIRAVKIARTGELSDNKHICHHVGVTSMTVGPQGYIYGSALFAPQIFRLVLKPAG
- a CDS encoding HNH endonuclease, which translates into the protein MGSLNRHVLILNQNYEPMSVITAKKAIVLIVLGKAEIIERHPLWEVRSVRSSLPFPSIVRLITYIHIPRKRVILSRKNIIKRDNGRCQYCGTTQRPLTVDHVVPKNRGGEDSWENLVCACVACNNRKGNRTPEEARMPMLRKPQRPNQLYFIQHFIGIGDERWKPYLFMN
- the trpS gene encoding tryptophan--tRNA ligase, whose translation is MTKKRLLSGMRPTGRLHLGHYVGALENWVALQTTHQNFHLIADYHSLTTSLDTSQLYSNTIEMVIDWLAAGIDPVLSPIFRQSQVKEHAELYLIFSMLITKERLERNPTVKEQARDLNLDTLIYGHLGYPVLQAADILLYKGEAVPVGEDQAPHVEITREIARKFNSQYGPVFPEPEVKLTKFARLPGLDGQAKMSKSLGNTIALSDAPEQIQAQMRKAVTDPQKIRRGDPGRPDICLVFTYHHKFNPGEVSEIRAGCESGRLGCVECKNRCAARIADFLAPLREKRSYYERHPGEVKDILAEGEKRAQVVARQTMAEVRQAMHLGEIETASTGVHL
- a CDS encoding segregation/condensation protein A, producing MAYRVKLNTFEGPLDLLLFLIRKEEVDIYDIPIADITRQYLEYVEILQMLDLEGAGDFILLAATLIRIKAQMLLPKDPEAAEEEEEDPRQELVRRLLEYQQYKDLAARMAELEVRERDFFPRGYFDYEFTRDQSDFLEHAVEVSLFDLIAAFKNVLLRVPRETPHTVEHIPVTIEEQIDYVLQELAVHQQLLFMSLLEKLPSKIYMIITFIALLEMIQRGLVTATQSTPFGEIWLKRI
- the scpB gene encoding SMC-Scp complex subunit ScpB, coding for MTLNELKPIVEALVFAADSPVTVERLQETLEDVDAATLAEVVTALNQDYAASGRAFFIRKVGGGYHISTKPEFNPWIKKLFFGRQKYRLSQASMETLAIIAFKQPISRVDIAQIRGVNSDAVVGSLMERKLVTIVGRSEGVGRPLLYGTTPEFLKYFGINDLSELPKPREIEELFSKEGLPDEVAQLLAETDKQLSLPISFEGEGGREGEPAAGQSLSAAEALPPAHTADSQERVTPENVPAPAHPTKTNIVEAVPPVAGPSDETTAPHAGATSANTMAWAAPAVAAVAVSELLEEPAAAKPRDLIDTLPEPVIAGTTESEEGVGFYGLFADAPEITAQTGATASTPGLEAASNEDEFEALAHLTEQEPATLLPELSQPAPENEVGTDTTELAAMEFNIREPDFTATDPLNRAAETLLSRFASEQDLGTTREFALLDGRLIDQENSTGESPAPEGNADLQSTGEIMLAALAGMDKDEPESTASAGDFNLLSLATEAEQHAQAAEPAAEIDGWWGEESLSEGRTAELKPAADDAVAAWRAMEEERERRLPENATDRAELELLQSPLLPPDPKNDEAAPQSALPDTLFEEIFADDMTAAGTLPPDPQPPAAAHASFAGEAGHEKMPSPDQGAANAAAPGSDASAPQTEPERNAPAGIAGEAQAATVAPAFFVPAPAQLGAGTALVTAAANEANHGLLRLWRKAVDWLKTTLTRFGWRRRPQV
- a CDS encoding rRNA pseudouridine synthase gives rise to the protein MKPSVASESSSLIRLNRYLAQSGLCSRREADRWIAAGWVKVNGKTVTELGRQVDASRDLVQARGETLRPSRASTYIMLNKPAGYLTTARDEQGRPTVFHLVKTPVRVFPVGRLDRDSEGLLLLTNDGDLSYRLTHPRFKVPKVYRVALREELSERAAKMLARGVRIDDSRRPVAGELRFPRPHDRRLCEITILEGRNRQVRKMFAAVGCSVQRLQRIQIGPLRLGNLREGAWRYLESREVRLLNQAMGVRDGNSK